One Acutalibacter muris DNA window includes the following coding sequences:
- a CDS encoding TIGR04066 family peptide maturation system protein has translation MNLLVYPSSKEVSALARHSEMVKEFDEITFLVPKGIAQEGVDFALLDGGHTTGKKISTDLKAKIDTADAILFPESIRSFSENYIKEIFLSSMQKHKQVFTEYLPCGIEKNSVFLLGDNDESPNFMTDDGHDNVYGIPIPVIFVLGAGPNTQKFLVQIAICDFFERRGYSVSLIGSSRLSKFFGFPSLPNWMYQNGISERDKIIALNRFFYNQYIISNPDVMIIGIPGGFMPMNPMKYEEMGIWSYLIANAVTPDATVFCSYSIDFEPNAIEWQKNICRYKLNSPFKHIAISNTSINLSLESRRYEYGTIPLSSIKSIPLPICEETEFFYSGDDESMRNMGKSLINFLEDNV, from the coding sequence ATGAACTTATTAGTATACCCATCGTCAAAAGAGGTAAGTGCTCTAGCGAGACATAGTGAAATGGTAAAAGAGTTTGATGAAATAACATTTCTGGTTCCTAAGGGGATTGCACAGGAGGGCGTGGATTTTGCTTTGTTAGATGGTGGTCACACAACTGGGAAAAAGATTAGTACAGATCTCAAAGCAAAAATTGATACCGCGGATGCAATACTTTTTCCTGAATCAATAAGGTCATTTTCTGAAAATTACATAAAGGAGATATTTTTGTCCTCCATGCAAAAGCACAAACAGGTCTTCACTGAATATCTTCCTTGTGGTATAGAAAAAAATTCTGTGTTCCTTTTGGGCGATAATGATGAGTCTCCAAATTTCATGACAGACGACGGGCATGATAATGTATATGGAATACCTATCCCTGTAATATTTGTGCTTGGAGCAGGCCCCAACACTCAAAAGTTCTTGGTCCAAATTGCCATTTGTGATTTTTTTGAAAGGAGGGGATATTCTGTTTCGTTAATAGGTTCAAGCAGATTGTCAAAATTTTTTGGATTTCCATCACTTCCAAATTGGATGTACCAAAATGGAATAAGTGAACGTGATAAAATAATCGCTCTTAACCGTTTCTTTTATAATCAATATATTATAAGCAATCCGGATGTAATGATAATCGGAATACCGGGTGGGTTTATGCCAATGAATCCCATGAAATATGAGGAAATGGGTATTTGGTCATACCTAATCGCAAATGCCGTTACGCCAGACGCGACAGTCTTCTGTTCATATTCAATTGATTTTGAGCCAAACGCCATAGAATGGCAAAAAAATATATGCAGATATAAACTGAATTCGCCATTTAAGCATATTGCTATTTCAAACACATCAATAAATCTATCTTTGGAGTCCAGAAGATATGAATATGGTACTATACCTCTCTCATCGATAAAGAGTATTCCGCTACCCATTTGCGAAGAAACTGAGTTTTTTTATTCAGGCGATGATGAGAGCATGAGAAATATGGGGAAGTCTTTGATAAACTTTTTAGAAGATAACGTATAA
- a CDS encoding radical SAM/SPASM domain-containing protein encodes MERTMGNWEEKMAYITFITPFGHRLYDREQNRIIHLQLHEYKALENVKMGCGTKEDYAILRKLQNHGFCCASDLNKIEHPATKNIETIVRNNINQIVLQITQNCNLRCSYCTYSGNYYNRTHSKKSMDVKTALAAVDFLMLHSSGVEEVAISFYGGEPILEFELIKSVVHYVKQNYPEKKVRYNLTTNLTMFNDYVIDFLIKNDVSVMISIDGPEKVQDKYRVFSNGKGSYSTVVSNAKRICEKSKEYFAKCLTNTVISPGSDYRDILDFLDGDELFGPLYSTSTLVNDDDSKIPISYDDDYYCIYKKEKFKLMLAMLGLIDFESVSSLVKADLTEILKMDRLLLIGGTHRMKAHHPGGPCIPGQKRVFVDVNGYFYPCEKIAEVDNFKIGDITHGLDYEKIRQMINVGKCTEDECLKCWAFLYCGTCVAKMVTEGRISRKKRLEQCGNTKDNLLRHFQDLETLRFYGCDFKQVEEK; translated from the coding sequence ATGGAAAGAACCATGGGAAATTGGGAGGAAAAAATGGCGTACATCACATTTATCACACCGTTCGGACATCGGTTATATGATCGAGAACAAAATAGGATAATCCATTTACAGTTGCATGAGTATAAAGCTTTAGAAAATGTAAAAATGGGTTGTGGAACAAAGGAAGACTATGCAATTTTAAGAAAATTGCAAAACCACGGGTTCTGTTGTGCAAGTGATTTAAACAAAATTGAGCATCCGGCAACAAAGAACATTGAGACAATCGTGAGAAACAATATCAATCAGATCGTGTTGCAAATTACACAAAATTGCAATTTGAGATGCTCATATTGCACCTATTCTGGTAATTATTATAACCGTACTCATAGCAAAAAGAGTATGGATGTTAAAACAGCATTGGCAGCAGTTGATTTTCTTATGTTGCACTCATCTGGTGTGGAGGAAGTTGCAATTAGTTTTTATGGAGGCGAGCCAATACTAGAATTTGAACTAATAAAAAGCGTTGTACATTATGTAAAGCAAAATTATCCGGAAAAGAAAGTGCGATATAACCTCACAACTAATCTTACGATGTTTAATGATTATGTAATCGATTTTTTGATTAAAAATGACGTCTCTGTGATGATTAGTATTGACGGGCCAGAGAAGGTGCAGGATAAGTATAGAGTATTTTCTAATGGCAAAGGCTCTTATTCAACTGTCGTTTCAAATGCAAAACGAATATGTGAAAAATCAAAGGAATACTTTGCCAAATGTTTAACAAATACGGTTATCTCTCCTGGAAGTGACTATAGAGATATCCTTGATTTCCTCGATGGTGACGAACTTTTTGGTCCTCTTTATTCAACATCTACTTTGGTTAATGATGATGATTCAAAAATTCCGATATCCTACGATGATGATTATTATTGTATTTATAAAAAGGAAAAATTCAAACTGATGCTTGCGATGCTTGGCTTAATTGATTTTGAATCCGTATCATCTTTGGTTAAAGCCGATTTGACTGAAATCCTAAAAATGGATAGACTCCTCCTAATCGGAGGTACTCACCGAATGAAAGCTCACCATCCCGGAGGACCATGTATCCCTGGTCAAAAACGGGTTTTTGTAGATGTGAATGGATATTTTTATCCTTGCGAAAAAATAGCGGAAGTTGATAATTTTAAAATTGGGGATATTACTCATGGTTTAGATTATGAGAAAATAAGGCAAATGATTAACGTAGGAAAATGTACAGAAGATGAGTGCCTTAAATGTTGGGCCTTTCTGTATTGCGGAACTTGTGTAGCAAAAATGGTGACCGAGGGGAGGATTAGTCGAAAGAAGCGATTAGAGCAATGTGGAAACACAAAGGACAATTTGCTAAGACATTTTCAAGATTTAGAAACACTGCGGTTTTATGGATGCGATTTTAAACAGGTGGAGGAAAAGTGA